The following proteins are encoded in a genomic region of Oncorhynchus masou masou isolate Uvic2021 chromosome 19, UVic_Omas_1.1, whole genome shotgun sequence:
- the gnpat gene encoding dihydroxyacetone phosphate acyltransferase isoform X2, with protein sequence MAHRLQISTVRFFAFALSKAFKTLFQHVCVNEEGIQRLQQAIQEHPVVLLPSHRSYMDFLLMSYILYTYDLALPVIAAGMDFMGMKFVGEMLRMSGAFFIRRSFGGDKLYWAVFSEYVKTMLRNGFAPIEFFLEGTRSRTCKSLTPKLGLLNIVIEPFFKGEVFDVNLVPVSISYERILEESLYARELLGVPKPKESTSGLLKARRILSEDYGSIHVYFGQPVSVRSLAQGKVNRSTYNLFPRHIPRKPMEETQSFVNDTAYRIVRLQEDNMVLKPWVLMASLLLQNLEGLELSVLTEQTVWLRGLALSYAAFLDWPDHAPTAKVVSSSLALHRGLACVSGGRVSLVVGEPLGPVTPEEALFNRAVSVLSCASYRNQVLHVFLRPAMLAVAMHTAASSKKNEVYNCYSFLWDMFSNDFILCPGDTVQDFEEACYLLVKTGAVQMLQQDIVMTDIGQPTLSFFNGLLEPFLQGYQVVCRYLCEEASEGLTEKQYIPAVRSFAVKLILAGNLRCYEVLSSDMQKNALAALLRMDAVRKVKVADQVTLIVNKMAVNSIDDILGGKLPTQKALLARL encoded by the exons ATGGCCCACCGGCTCCAGATCAGTACCGTCCGCTTCTTTGCCTTCGCCCTTAGTAAGGCCTTCAAAACCCTCTTCCAACATGTCTGTGTCAACGAGGAGGGCATCCAGAGA CTCCAACAGGCCATCCAGGAGCATCCGGTGGTGTTGCTCCCCAGTCACCGTAGTTACATGGACTTCCTGTTGATGTCCTACATCCTATACACCTATGACCTCGCCCTGCCTGTCATCGCTGCAGGCATGG ATTTCATGGGGATGAAGTTTGTTGGTGAGATGCTCCGGATGTCGGGAGCGTTCTTTATCCGGCGCTCGTTTGGAGGAGACAAGCTGTACTGGGCTGTGTTCTCAGAGTATGTGAAGACCATGCTGAGG AATGGATTTGCACCTATTGAGTTCTTCTTAGAGGGTACAAGAAGCCGAACATGCAAGTCCCTCACCCCTAAATTAG GATTACTGAATATCGTGATTGAACCATTCTTCAAAGGAGAAGTGTTTGATGTCAACCTAGTGCCTGTCAGCATCAGTTATGAGAGGATACTAGAGGAATCTCTCTATGCCAGGGAGCTCCTGGGAGTGCCCAAGCCTAAGGAGTCCACCTCT GGACTGTTGAAAGCTAGGAGAATCCTCAGTGAAGACTATGGCAGCATTCATGTGTACTTTGGCCAACCAGTGTCAGTACGGAGTCTGGCCCAGGGCAAGGTCAACCGCTCTACGTACAACCTTTTCCCAAG ACACATCCCTAGGAAGCCCATGGAGGAGACACAGTCATTTGTGAATGACACTGCCTACAGGATAGTGCGTCTGCAGGAGGACAACATGGTGCTGAAGCCCTGGGTCTTGATGGCCTCCCTCCTCCTGCAGAATCTGGAAGGCCTGGAGCTGTCTGTGCTAACAGAGCAGACCGTCTGGCTCCGAGGCCTAGCCCTGTCTTATGCTGCGTTCCTGGACTGGCCTG ACCATGCTCCCACAGCGAAGGTGGTGTCGTCCAGCCTGGCTCTCCACAGGGGCTTGGCGTGTGTCTCAGGGGGCCGGGTTAGTCTGGTGGTAGGGGAGCCCCTGGGCCCGGTGACCCCAGAGGAGGCTCTCTTTAACAGAGCCGTCAGCGTGCTCTCCTGTGCCTCCTACAGGAACCAGGTCCTTCACGTGTTCCTCCGGCCCGCCATGCTGGCTGTGGCCATGCACACTGCAGCCTCCTCTAAGAAGA ATGAAGTGTACAACTGCTACAGCTTCCTTTGGGACATGTTCTCCAATGACTTCATCCTCTGTCCTGGGGACACTGTCCAG GACTTTGAGGAGGCGTGTTACCTGCTGGTGAAGACTGGTGCTGTCCAGATGCTGCAGCAGGACATAGTGATGACAGACATAGGTCAgcccaccctctccttcttcaatGGCCTGCTGGAACCATTCCTACAAGGCTACCAG GTGGTGTGTCGGTACCTCTGTGAGGAGGCCAGTGAGGGCCTGACAGAGAAGCAGTACATCCCTGCTGTCCGCAGCTTCGCTGTCAAACTCATCCTAGCAG GAAACCTGAGGTGCTATGAGGTGCTATCGTCAGACATGCAGAAGAATGCTCTTGCCGCTTTGCTGCGTATGGATGCTGTAAGAAAGGTCAAAGT AGCTGATCAAGTCACTCTCATAGTGAACAAGATGGCTGTGAACTCTATAGACGATATACTGG GAGGCAAACTTCCCACTCAGAAAGCTCTCCTCGCTCGACTGTAG
- the gnpat gene encoding dihydroxyacetone phosphate acyltransferase isoform X1 translates to MASKTLYSQRDPMLKRDGFEDILEERRNSSDLKYALRCYAPVLYKGVTPCKANMLKNIVLQSDQLHYVINQVSQESGEAPDIIQEEASVILEEMAHRLQISTVRFFAFALSKAFKTLFQHVCVNEEGIQRLQQAIQEHPVVLLPSHRSYMDFLLMSYILYTYDLALPVIAAGMDFMGMKFVGEMLRMSGAFFIRRSFGGDKLYWAVFSEYVKTMLRNGFAPIEFFLEGTRSRTCKSLTPKLGLLNIVIEPFFKGEVFDVNLVPVSISYERILEESLYARELLGVPKPKESTSGLLKARRILSEDYGSIHVYFGQPVSVRSLAQGKVNRSTYNLFPRHIPRKPMEETQSFVNDTAYRIVRLQEDNMVLKPWVLMASLLLQNLEGLELSVLTEQTVWLRGLALSYAAFLDWPDHAPTAKVVSSSLALHRGLACVSGGRVSLVVGEPLGPVTPEEALFNRAVSVLSCASYRNQVLHVFLRPAMLAVAMHTAASSKKNEVYNCYSFLWDMFSNDFILCPGDTVQDFEEACYLLVKTGAVQMLQQDIVMTDIGQPTLSFFNGLLEPFLQGYQVVCRYLCEEASEGLTEKQYIPAVRSFAVKLILAGNLRCYEVLSSDMQKNALAALLRMDAVRKVKVADQVTLIVNKMAVNSIDDILGGKLPTQKALLARL, encoded by the exons ATGGCATCAAAAACTCTTTATTCG CAAAGGGACCCAATGCTAAAGAGAGATGGCTTTGAAGACATTTTAGAAGAGAGGAGGAACTCCAGCGACTTGAAGTACGCGTTGAGGTGCTATGCACCGGTTCTTTATAAGGGAGTCACTCCCTGCAAAGCAAACATGCTCAAGAATATCGTTCTCCAATCTGATCAGCTACACTATGTCATTAATCAA GTGTCACAAGAGTCTGGCGAGGCCCCTGACATCATCCAAGAAGAGGCCTCTGTCATTCTGGAGGAGATGGCCCACCGGCTCCAGATCAGTACCGTCCGCTTCTTTGCCTTCGCCCTTAGTAAGGCCTTCAAAACCCTCTTCCAACATGTCTGTGTCAACGAGGAGGGCATCCAGAGA CTCCAACAGGCCATCCAGGAGCATCCGGTGGTGTTGCTCCCCAGTCACCGTAGTTACATGGACTTCCTGTTGATGTCCTACATCCTATACACCTATGACCTCGCCCTGCCTGTCATCGCTGCAGGCATGG ATTTCATGGGGATGAAGTTTGTTGGTGAGATGCTCCGGATGTCGGGAGCGTTCTTTATCCGGCGCTCGTTTGGAGGAGACAAGCTGTACTGGGCTGTGTTCTCAGAGTATGTGAAGACCATGCTGAGG AATGGATTTGCACCTATTGAGTTCTTCTTAGAGGGTACAAGAAGCCGAACATGCAAGTCCCTCACCCCTAAATTAG GATTACTGAATATCGTGATTGAACCATTCTTCAAAGGAGAAGTGTTTGATGTCAACCTAGTGCCTGTCAGCATCAGTTATGAGAGGATACTAGAGGAATCTCTCTATGCCAGGGAGCTCCTGGGAGTGCCCAAGCCTAAGGAGTCCACCTCT GGACTGTTGAAAGCTAGGAGAATCCTCAGTGAAGACTATGGCAGCATTCATGTGTACTTTGGCCAACCAGTGTCAGTACGGAGTCTGGCCCAGGGCAAGGTCAACCGCTCTACGTACAACCTTTTCCCAAG ACACATCCCTAGGAAGCCCATGGAGGAGACACAGTCATTTGTGAATGACACTGCCTACAGGATAGTGCGTCTGCAGGAGGACAACATGGTGCTGAAGCCCTGGGTCTTGATGGCCTCCCTCCTCCTGCAGAATCTGGAAGGCCTGGAGCTGTCTGTGCTAACAGAGCAGACCGTCTGGCTCCGAGGCCTAGCCCTGTCTTATGCTGCGTTCCTGGACTGGCCTG ACCATGCTCCCACAGCGAAGGTGGTGTCGTCCAGCCTGGCTCTCCACAGGGGCTTGGCGTGTGTCTCAGGGGGCCGGGTTAGTCTGGTGGTAGGGGAGCCCCTGGGCCCGGTGACCCCAGAGGAGGCTCTCTTTAACAGAGCCGTCAGCGTGCTCTCCTGTGCCTCCTACAGGAACCAGGTCCTTCACGTGTTCCTCCGGCCCGCCATGCTGGCTGTGGCCATGCACACTGCAGCCTCCTCTAAGAAGA ATGAAGTGTACAACTGCTACAGCTTCCTTTGGGACATGTTCTCCAATGACTTCATCCTCTGTCCTGGGGACACTGTCCAG GACTTTGAGGAGGCGTGTTACCTGCTGGTGAAGACTGGTGCTGTCCAGATGCTGCAGCAGGACATAGTGATGACAGACATAGGTCAgcccaccctctccttcttcaatGGCCTGCTGGAACCATTCCTACAAGGCTACCAG GTGGTGTGTCGGTACCTCTGTGAGGAGGCCAGTGAGGGCCTGACAGAGAAGCAGTACATCCCTGCTGTCCGCAGCTTCGCTGTCAAACTCATCCTAGCAG GAAACCTGAGGTGCTATGAGGTGCTATCGTCAGACATGCAGAAGAATGCTCTTGCCGCTTTGCTGCGTATGGATGCTGTAAGAAAGGTCAAAGT AGCTGATCAAGTCACTCTCATAGTGAACAAGATGGCTGTGAACTCTATAGACGATATACTGG GAGGCAAACTTCCCACTCAGAAAGCTCTCCTCGCTCGACTGTAG
- the c19h1orf131 gene encoding uncharacterized protein C1orf131 homolog: MDNNENGKEEDTDQFFLDHVLNTLYDFGDRTVSKREQKSQKKRSQRSEVEDEDTAADDCSDTKDSLEVRHSDISAIDLPGASEVGNTSSTTKQASPVEVVTFQDPTKRPRQARKPPMPEVKDKPSQTKEKKVDPDEFSLEKARLEVHRFGITGYQKVQQRVFEQERAIMLGARPPKKEYVNYKVLQQRVKDKKQKAKDDIQTDLKKKKMTKPRDEKRKSSSGKAPTGQVGRFKNGMLVLSTKEIQKIKASIKKK; the protein is encoded by the exons ATGGACAACAACGAGAATGGAAAGGAAGAAGACACGGATCAGTTTTTTCTTGACCATGTCCTGAATACGCTGTATGATTTCG GTGATCGAACAGTATCAAAGAGAGAACAAAAGTCACAGAAGAAGAGATCCCAAAGGAGTGAGGTGGAGGACGAGGACACCGCTGCAGACGATTGCAGTGATACTAAAGACAGTCTGGAAGTCAGACATTCAGATATCTCAGCGATTGACCTTCCTGGTGCTTCTGAAGTTGGAAACACAAGTTCAACCACTAAACAGGCATCACCAGTAGAGGTGGTCACATTCCAGGATCCTACAAAGAGACCGAGACAAGCCAGAAAGCCACCAATGCCCGAGGTTAAGGACAAG CCTTCTCAAACAAAAGAGAAAAAGGTGGACCCAGATGAATTCAGTCTAGAAAAG GCTCGGTTAGAAGTTCATAGATTTGGAATCACTGGATACCAGAAAGTGCAGCAGAGGGTTTTTGAACAGGAGCGAGCCATCATGCTTGGAGCAAGG CCCCCTAAGAAGGAGTATGTAAACTACAAAGTGTTGCAGCAAAGGGTTAAGGACAAGAAGCAAAAGGCAAAGGACGATATTCAGACG GACTTAAAGAAAAAGAAGATGACTAAACCAAG GGATGAGAAGAGGAAGTCATCGTCCGGTAAAGCTCCAACAGGCCAGGTGGGACGCTTTAAAAATGGAATGCTGGTCCTGAGCACCAAAGAAATTCAGAAAATAAAAGCCTCCATCAAAAAAAAATAA